The following proteins are co-located in the Melanotaenia boesemani isolate fMelBoe1 chromosome 5, fMelBoe1.pri, whole genome shotgun sequence genome:
- the LOC121639800 gene encoding uncharacterized protein LOC121639800 isoform X5, translated as MTFWKVGLLLMLTVALSPAVAGTFVVNVTQSSYQAEENHNITLEWTFTTKPDVSWRSLFILCYLITDYRFLTLYHVHNGFEVPMSQDRQFARRVWSDKCVLREGRIRLRVFRLRTYDSGLYVCDVKTDYGFSSKISQLNVTAAFQEKVKVNFLSEPAFGRGQLWTPAQIPRPSTRERTGLHVELGLMLAVVAAAAAALMLKLVINFTKSPEKTTNFRSDGYLTKTGEKI; from the exons atgactttttggAAAGTTGGTCTCCTCCTGATGCTGACTGTGGCTCTGAGTCCTGCAGTGG cAGGAACATTTGTAGTGAATGTGACACAGAGCTCCTATCAGGCAGAGGAGAACCACAACATCACTCTGGAGTGGACCTTCACCACCAAACCTGACGTCTCCTGGAGGTCCCTGTTTATCCTCTGTTACCTGATAACTGATTACAGATTCTTAACCCTGTATCATGTCCATAATGGATTTGAGGTACCAATGTCTCAGGATAGACAGTTTGCAAGACGAGTCTGGAGTGACAAATGCGTCCTCAGAGAAGGACGAATCAGACTTCGTGTGTTCAGACTCAGAACTTATGATTctggtctgtatgtgtgtgatgtgaAGACAGATTACGGCTTCAGCTCTAAAATATCTCAACTGAACGTTACAG cagcttttcaagaaaaagttaaagtaaaTTTTCTAAGTGAACCAG CTTTTGGTCGGGGTCAACTTTGGACACCAGCTCAGATTCCAAGACCATCCACTCGAGAAAGGACCGGCCTCCATGTAGAACTGGGGCTCATGTTAGCAGTAgtagctgcagctgcagcagctctgatgttAAAACTCGTCATTAATTTTACTAAATCACCTGAGAAGACAACAAACTTCAGATCCGATGGTTACTTAACCAAAACTGGAGAAAAGATTTGA
- the LOC121639800 gene encoding uncharacterized protein LOC121639800 isoform X2 translates to MTFWKVGLLLMLTVALSPAVAGTFVVNVTQSSYQAEENHNITLEWTFTTKPDVSWRSLFILCYLITDYRFLTLYHVHNGFEVPMSQDRQFARRVWSDKCVLREGRIRLRVFRLRTYDSGLYVCDVKTDYGFSSKISQLNVTAAFQEKVKVNFLSEPAAFGRGQLWTPAQIPRPSTRERTGLHVELGLMLAVVAAAAAALMLKLVINFTKSPEKTTNFRSDGYLTKTGEKI, encoded by the exons atgactttttggAAAGTTGGTCTCCTCCTGATGCTGACTGTGGCTCTGAGTCCTGCAGTGG cAGGAACATTTGTAGTGAATGTGACACAGAGCTCCTATCAGGCAGAGGAGAACCACAACATCACTCTGGAGTGGACCTTCACCACCAAACCTGACGTCTCCTGGAGGTCCCTGTTTATCCTCTGTTACCTGATAACTGATTACAGATTCTTAACCCTGTATCATGTCCATAATGGATTTGAGGTACCAATGTCTCAGGATAGACAGTTTGCAAGACGAGTCTGGAGTGACAAATGCGTCCTCAGAGAAGGACGAATCAGACTTCGTGTGTTCAGACTCAGAACTTATGATTctggtctgtatgtgtgtgatgtgaAGACAGATTACGGCTTCAGCTCTAAAATATCTCAACTGAACGTTACAG cagcttttcaagaaaaagttaaagtaaaTTTTCTAAGTGAACCAG CAGCTTTTGGTCGGGGTCAACTTTGGACACCAGCTCAGATTCCAAGACCATCCACTCGAGAAAGGACCGGCCTCCATGTAGAACTGGGGCTCATGTTAGCAGTAgtagctgcagctgcagcagctctgatgttAAAACTCGTCATTAATTTTACTAAATCACCTGAGAAGACAACAAACTTCAGATCCGATGGTTACTTAACCAAAACTGGAGAAAAGATTTGA
- the LOC121639800 gene encoding uncharacterized protein LOC121639800 isoform X1: MTFWKVGLLLMLTVALSPAVAGTFVVNVTQSSYQAEENHNITLEWTFTTKPDVSWRSLFILCYLITDYRFLTLYHVHNGFEVPMSQDRQFARRVWSDKCVLREGRIRLRVFRLRTYDSGLYVCDVKTDYGFSSKISQLNVTAAAFQEKVKVNFLSEPAAFGRGQLWTPAQIPRPSTRERTGLHVELGLMLAVVAAAAAALMLKLVINFTKSPEKTTNFRSDGYLTKTGEKI, encoded by the exons atgactttttggAAAGTTGGTCTCCTCCTGATGCTGACTGTGGCTCTGAGTCCTGCAGTGG cAGGAACATTTGTAGTGAATGTGACACAGAGCTCCTATCAGGCAGAGGAGAACCACAACATCACTCTGGAGTGGACCTTCACCACCAAACCTGACGTCTCCTGGAGGTCCCTGTTTATCCTCTGTTACCTGATAACTGATTACAGATTCTTAACCCTGTATCATGTCCATAATGGATTTGAGGTACCAATGTCTCAGGATAGACAGTTTGCAAGACGAGTCTGGAGTGACAAATGCGTCCTCAGAGAAGGACGAATCAGACTTCGTGTGTTCAGACTCAGAACTTATGATTctggtctgtatgtgtgtgatgtgaAGACAGATTACGGCTTCAGCTCTAAAATATCTCAACTGAACGTTACAG cagcagcttttcaagaaaaagttaaagtaaaTTTTCTAAGTGAACCAG CAGCTTTTGGTCGGGGTCAACTTTGGACACCAGCTCAGATTCCAAGACCATCCACTCGAGAAAGGACCGGCCTCCATGTAGAACTGGGGCTCATGTTAGCAGTAgtagctgcagctgcagcagctctgatgttAAAACTCGTCATTAATTTTACTAAATCACCTGAGAAGACAACAAACTTCAGATCCGATGGTTACTTAACCAAAACTGGAGAAAAGATTTGA
- the LOC121639800 gene encoding uncharacterized protein LOC121639800 isoform X4: MTFWKVGLLLMLTVALSPAVGTFVVNVTQSSYQAEENHNITLEWTFTTKPDVSWRSLFILCYLITDYRFLTLYHVHNGFEVPMSQDRQFARRVWSDKCVLREGRIRLRVFRLRTYDSGLYVCDVKTDYGFSSKISQLNVTAAAFQEKVKVNFLSEPAAFGRGQLWTPAQIPRPSTRERTGLHVELGLMLAVVAAAAAALMLKLVINFTKSPEKTTNFRSDGYLTKTGEKI; the protein is encoded by the exons atgactttttggAAAGTTGGTCTCCTCCTGATGCTGACTGTGGCTCTGAGTCCTGCAGTGG GAACATTTGTAGTGAATGTGACACAGAGCTCCTATCAGGCAGAGGAGAACCACAACATCACTCTGGAGTGGACCTTCACCACCAAACCTGACGTCTCCTGGAGGTCCCTGTTTATCCTCTGTTACCTGATAACTGATTACAGATTCTTAACCCTGTATCATGTCCATAATGGATTTGAGGTACCAATGTCTCAGGATAGACAGTTTGCAAGACGAGTCTGGAGTGACAAATGCGTCCTCAGAGAAGGACGAATCAGACTTCGTGTGTTCAGACTCAGAACTTATGATTctggtctgtatgtgtgtgatgtgaAGACAGATTACGGCTTCAGCTCTAAAATATCTCAACTGAACGTTACAG cagcagcttttcaagaaaaagttaaagtaaaTTTTCTAAGTGAACCAG CAGCTTTTGGTCGGGGTCAACTTTGGACACCAGCTCAGATTCCAAGACCATCCACTCGAGAAAGGACCGGCCTCCATGTAGAACTGGGGCTCATGTTAGCAGTAgtagctgcagctgcagcagctctgatgttAAAACTCGTCATTAATTTTACTAAATCACCTGAGAAGACAACAAACTTCAGATCCGATGGTTACTTAACCAAAACTGGAGAAAAGATTTGA
- the LOC121639800 gene encoding uncharacterized protein LOC121639800 isoform X3 produces MTFWKVGLLLMLTVALSPAVAGTFVVNVTQSSYQAEENHNITLEWTFTTKPDVSWRSLFILCYLITDYRFLTLYHVHNGFEVPMSQDRQFARRVWSDKCVLREGRIRLRVFRLRTYDSGLYVCDVKTDYGFSSKISQLNVTAAAFQEKVKVNFLSEPAFGRGQLWTPAQIPRPSTRERTGLHVELGLMLAVVAAAAAALMLKLVINFTKSPEKTTNFRSDGYLTKTGEKI; encoded by the exons atgactttttggAAAGTTGGTCTCCTCCTGATGCTGACTGTGGCTCTGAGTCCTGCAGTGG cAGGAACATTTGTAGTGAATGTGACACAGAGCTCCTATCAGGCAGAGGAGAACCACAACATCACTCTGGAGTGGACCTTCACCACCAAACCTGACGTCTCCTGGAGGTCCCTGTTTATCCTCTGTTACCTGATAACTGATTACAGATTCTTAACCCTGTATCATGTCCATAATGGATTTGAGGTACCAATGTCTCAGGATAGACAGTTTGCAAGACGAGTCTGGAGTGACAAATGCGTCCTCAGAGAAGGACGAATCAGACTTCGTGTGTTCAGACTCAGAACTTATGATTctggtctgtatgtgtgtgatgtgaAGACAGATTACGGCTTCAGCTCTAAAATATCTCAACTGAACGTTACAG cagcagcttttcaagaaaaagttaaagtaaaTTTTCTAAGTGAACCAG CTTTTGGTCGGGGTCAACTTTGGACACCAGCTCAGATTCCAAGACCATCCACTCGAGAAAGGACCGGCCTCCATGTAGAACTGGGGCTCATGTTAGCAGTAgtagctgcagctgcagcagctctgatgttAAAACTCGTCATTAATTTTACTAAATCACCTGAGAAGACAACAAACTTCAGATCCGATGGTTACTTAACCAAAACTGGAGAAAAGATTTGA
- the LOC121639796 gene encoding uncharacterized protein LOC121639796 isoform X4, with product MLLLLILISSVCAATFVVNVTQSSYQAEENHNITLEWTFTTKPDVSSNSLFIYCELKAAHKLKVLFHVFEGVEVSLYTDEQFVGRVQSDKDVLREGRIRLHVSRLRTDDSGVYSCQVNTDHGWGSASCQLNVTEAAEELPPQRPTIRPQPERGGHILLVVMVGCGVPAAVLLMIIVITGFVVRKRKSRDKPVVESPTETTLKHPIYHQTRD from the exons atgctgctgctcctcatcctcatctcgTCTGTCTGTG cagcaacatttgtaGTGAATGTGACACAGAGCTCCTATCAGGCAGAGGAGAACCACAATATCACTCTGGAGTGGACCTTCACCACCAAACCTGACGTCTCCTCCAACTCTCTTTTCATCTACTGTGAACTTAAAGCTGCTCACAAACTCAAAGTCCTGTTTCATGTATTTGAAGGTGTTGAAGTCTCCTTGTATACAGATGAACAGTTTGTAGGACGAGTCCAGAGTGACAAAGACGTCCTCAGAGAAGGACGAATCAGACTTCATGTGTCCAGACTCAGAACTGATGACTCAGGTGTGTACAGCTGTCAAGTGAACACAGATCATGGATGGGGCTCTGCCAGCTGTCAGCTCAACGTTACTG AAGCTGCAGAAGAGCTCCCACCTCAGAGACCAACCATCAGACCACAACCAGAGAGAGGAGGACACATCTTACTGGTCGTTATGGTGGGATGTGGAGTACCAGCAGCAGTTCTTCTGATGATCATTGTTATCACTGGTTTTGTtgtcagaaagagaaaaagcagaGACAAACCAGTTGTTGAGAGTCCCACAGAGACAACCCTAAAACATCCCATTTATCATCAGACCAGAGATTAA
- the LOC121639796 gene encoding uncharacterized protein LOC121639796 isoform X5: MLLLLILISSVCATFVVNVTQSSYQAEENHNITLEWTFTTKPDVSSNSLFIYCELKAAHKLKVLFHVFEGVEVSLYTDEQFVGRVQSDKDVLREGRIRLHVSRLRTDDSGVYSCQVNTDHGWGSASCQLNVTEAAEELPPQRPTIRPQPERGGHILLVVMVGCGVPAAVLLMIIVITGFVVRKRKSRDKPVVESPTETTLKHPIYHQTRD, encoded by the exons atgctgctgctcctcatcctcatctcgTCTGTCTGTG caacatttgtaGTGAATGTGACACAGAGCTCCTATCAGGCAGAGGAGAACCACAATATCACTCTGGAGTGGACCTTCACCACCAAACCTGACGTCTCCTCCAACTCTCTTTTCATCTACTGTGAACTTAAAGCTGCTCACAAACTCAAAGTCCTGTTTCATGTATTTGAAGGTGTTGAAGTCTCCTTGTATACAGATGAACAGTTTGTAGGACGAGTCCAGAGTGACAAAGACGTCCTCAGAGAAGGACGAATCAGACTTCATGTGTCCAGACTCAGAACTGATGACTCAGGTGTGTACAGCTGTCAAGTGAACACAGATCATGGATGGGGCTCTGCCAGCTGTCAGCTCAACGTTACTG AAGCTGCAGAAGAGCTCCCACCTCAGAGACCAACCATCAGACCACAACCAGAGAGAGGAGGACACATCTTACTGGTCGTTATGGTGGGATGTGGAGTACCAGCAGCAGTTCTTCTGATGATCATTGTTATCACTGGTTTTGTtgtcagaaagagaaaaagcagaGACAAACCAGTTGTTGAGAGTCCCACAGAGACAACCCTAAAACATCCCATTTATCATCAGACCAGAGATTAA
- the LOC121639796 gene encoding uncharacterized protein LOC121639796 isoform X1, with product MRNELLHHRDEDVTETSRCSLKPPCSSSQCVCSSLSLSVSSAATFVVNVTQSSYQAEENHNITLEWTFTTKPDVSSNSLFIYCELKAAHKLKVLFHVFEGVEVSLYTDEQFVGRVQSDKDVLREGRIRLHVSRLRTDDSGVYSCQVNTDHGWGSASCQLNVTEAAEELPPQRPTIRPQPERGGHILLVVMVGCGVPAAVLLMIIVITGFVVRKRKSRDKPVVESPTETTLKHPIYHQTRD from the exons ATGAGAAATGAGCTCTTACATCATAGAGATGAAGATGTGACAGAAACTTCTAGATGTAGTTTAAAGCCTCCATGTTCCAGTTCTCAGtgtgtctgctcctctctttctctctctgtctcctcagcagcaacatttgtaGTGAATGTGACACAGAGCTCCTATCAGGCAGAGGAGAACCACAATATCACTCTGGAGTGGACCTTCACCACCAAACCTGACGTCTCCTCCAACTCTCTTTTCATCTACTGTGAACTTAAAGCTGCTCACAAACTCAAAGTCCTGTTTCATGTATTTGAAGGTGTTGAAGTCTCCTTGTATACAGATGAACAGTTTGTAGGACGAGTCCAGAGTGACAAAGACGTCCTCAGAGAAGGACGAATCAGACTTCATGTGTCCAGACTCAGAACTGATGACTCAGGTGTGTACAGCTGTCAAGTGAACACAGATCATGGATGGGGCTCTGCCAGCTGTCAGCTCAACGTTACTG AAGCTGCAGAAGAGCTCCCACCTCAGAGACCAACCATCAGACCACAACCAGAGAGAGGAGGACACATCTTACTGGTCGTTATGGTGGGATGTGGAGTACCAGCAGCAGTTCTTCTGATGATCATTGTTATCACTGGTTTTGTtgtcagaaagagaaaaagcagaGACAAACCAGTTGTTGAGAGTCCCACAGAGACAACCCTAAAACATCCCATTTATCATCAGACCAGAGATTAA
- the LOC121639709 gene encoding up-regulator of cell proliferation-like has product MSQHLDTSAGEVFELLNNMKKKTVPTASDGNSPTHRPEEHSNPRVTGKMQNETPHTETDLERLLKDLGLEQYYSKKLSLSKILEIDEKTISDEPVKRKINIPWNFLKKLMMVNVTARDAKCTSVGEPNCDDASGTMELNIDKLLGSSDTDDRLNPLDIITALFLCSDGFVQQEMSLKMSMCQFSVPLLLPKCDTAQCTLMLWAMRDIVKKYRPQDLLESKGFIEERIVHSQLPMVSFVRLGECSLSKSEILNKLLSRSHHDIFVHHNMECGDSKRKISNGLTEITWYLPCGNQNMDIFVEPVAIANLHGDIATLETQFSFLCQTSAAVFVFFDDLDSECELLMNQKHKAQIFLVGNQQNKSFNSNTLKEVATKLKLSNNNIIIKTKQKNDADFIKCLRESVSNVVGNSRVKMSVEQMADVAHELGILVDEDSPECQAGKQKADTITEDIQDILKYKEDQLRLQGEIWKELTFLEKEEFRLKKVGSENIEQYKSDLQGQKEELRKKQNSYGISEAMTLFIDAISSSKTERCYFLKWMRMNLDNLSCRKLSGLRELYKEKCKGSENKDEIKEIDRQLSNSSLGTEHFFREMGQIYEASVSLPETDPYRKQLQHLPKLCAQMLLDGFPLELVDGHASNIPLRWVSDVLSQLNGLVSPKNKIMVVTVLGVQSTGKSTLLNTMFGVQFAVSSGRCTRGAFMLLIKVNEDVKKDLNCDFMVIIDTEGLKSPELAQLDNSHEHDNELATLVVGLSDITIINIAMENSTEMKDILQIVVHAFLRMKEVSKKPKCYFVHQNVSDVSAHKNNQRDRKLLLQQLNEMTQAAAKMEKKEENKSFTDVMEYNPDTENCYVPGLWNGNPPMAPVNEGYSEIVYELKKNIIHRLGESEASANKILEFREWMTSLWNAVKHENFIFSFRNSLVADAYMRLCTEFNKWEWEFKKEMYTWVTEAETRISNFGTVAAKSATSDMTQLLTQLKSEAVLELSKWENKLLDNLKKYFKQTEGHVHLVERYREDFANSAKSLRREIESSVINQLTAAADIRRGMKELDEIKENHAKEIEKAVSKLIDECRKKKVEMTETELDKEFDKMWSETLKKLTFSEQKPKDVYDSVYRCLIANLSKKGSHAHKLLSEKNIKDCGLEPYKYKAEGLKKVTDWFFKDFVKMRQQIADRIINSCTQLVDEKLVRNSDYHDTYIQEILHIIDESLEKYTDVKTDTEFEVSLKQHICGFAARSFQKMHLEFLRFNNPRTRLEENKIKFQDDFKDVFHERDQCQKKADEFTEQCLKPAVKDFVNRSLGPDIIDEMLKKEQFSTRMSFQYSLLLDLLSEKKFENFRSYCSSYESYVKEKILQQVKEHFSNSSATFEFEDKHLQSRIKSINDAIKHTKEKKCGDLKTFVEEICKELGDKLVISQDALGAFLILNNADQDQFSNLLTVSVKDMAETLKEEFENTTFETKLIHLNVNPQNELFNRVVGCGRQCPFCKVPCDAGGRAHTEHFASLHRPEGLGTYRFTATKKLVTDICTSSVLSNKLFCCRETKDQYHPFKNYKEFFPDWNIPPDSSLEASDYWKYVMAKYNNDFAKAYGAEPADIPDSWKKITAEQAKESLQESFRVKRGCYSS; this is encoded by the exons ATGTCTCAGCATTTGGACACTTCTGCCGGTGAAGTGTTTGAACTTTTGaacaacatgaagaaaaaaactgtgcCAACAGCATCTGACGGAAACAGCCCAACACACAGACCAGAGGAACATAGTAACCCTCGGGTTACTGGAAAAATGCAGAATGAAACTCCACACACAG AAACGGACCTAGAGAGGCTACTAAAGGACCTGGGGTTGGAGCAGTACTACAGTAAGAAGCTGTCACTCAGCAAGATATTGGAAATTGATGAGAAGACTATCAGTGATGAACCTGTGAAACGCAAAATAAACATTCCCTGGAATTTTCTAAAGAAACTGATGATGGTTAACGTGACAGCTAGGGATGCAAAATGCACATCAGTAGGTGAGCCAAACTGTGATGATGCATCAGGAACTATGGAATTAAACATTGATAAACTGCTCGGCAGTTCGGATACAGATGACAGGCTAAACCCTCTTGACATAATCACTGCTCTCTTTCTGTGTTCTGATGGTTTTGTACAACAAGAAATGTCACTAAAAATGTCAATGTGTCAGTTCTCTGTACCTCTGCTGCTTCCCAAATGTGACACAGCACAGTGCACACTCATGCTGTGGGCCATGAGAGACATTGTAAAGAAGTACAGACCTCAAGATCTTTTAGAATCCAAAGGTTTCATTGAAGAAAGAATTGTTCATTCTCAACTTCCAATGGTCTCTTTTGTGAGACTGGGTGAATGCTCCTTGTCCAAGTCCGAGATCCTCAACAAGCTTCTGAGCAGATCTCACCATGACATCTTTGTTCACCACAACATGGAGTGTGgagacagtaaaagaaaaatatccaatGGACTGACTGAAATTACCTGGTACCTTCCTTGTGGAAACCAGaacatggacatttttgttgAGCCAGTTGCTATAGCAAACCTTCATGGTGACATTGCTACGTTAGAAACACAATTCTCCTTTCTTTGTCAGACGTCTGCAGCAGTGTTTGTGTTCTTTGATGATTTAGACTCTGAGTGTGAGCTGCTAATgaaccaaaaacacaaagcacagATCTTCTTGGTAGGAAACCAACAGAACAAGAGCTTCAATTCAAACACTTTGAAGGAGGTAGCGACTAAGTTAAAATTGTCTAACAATAACAtcataataaagacaaaacagaaaaatgatgcAGACTTCATCAAATGTTTGAGAGAATCAGTCAGTAATGTAGTTGGGAACTCAAGGGTGAAGATGTCAGTAGAGCAGATGGCTGATGTGGCTCATGAACTGGGAATATTGGTTGATGAAGATTCTCCAGAGTGCCAGGCTGGAAAGCAAAAAGCAGATACCATCACTGAAGACATTCAAGACATCCTTAAATACAAAGAAGATCAGCTTCGCTTGCAAGGAGAAATATGGAAAGAACTGACGTTCTTGGAAAAGGAAGAATTTCGACTTAAAAAAGTTGGGTCTGAAAACATAGAGCAGTACAAGAGTGATCTTCAGGGGCAGAAAGAAGAACTGAGGAAAAAGCAGAACTCTTATGGCATATCAGAAGCTATGACTTTGTTCATTGATGCCATATCCAGCTCAAAAACAGAAAGGTGTTATTTCCTGAAATGGATGCGAATGAACCTCGATAACTTGTCTTGTAGAAAACTGTCTGGACTCAGGGAGCTGTACAAAGAGAAGTGTAAAGGTTCTGAGAACAAAGACGAGATCAAAGAAATTGACAGACAACTTTCTAACAGCTCACTGGGAACTGAACACTTCTTCCGTGAAATGGGTCAGATCTACGAAGCTTCGGTTTCCCTTCCAGAAACAGACCCTTACCGTAAACAGTTGCAGCATCTGCCCAAACTCTGTGCACAGATGTTACTTGATGGATTTCCTCTTGAGCTTGTAGATGGACATGCTTCCAACATACCTCTCAGATGGGTGAGTGATGTTCTCTCTCAGCTCAATGGCTTGGTGTCTCCAAAGAACAAGATCATGGTCGTCACAGTGCTTGGAGTTCAGAGCACAGGAAAGTCCACTCTCCTTAACACCATGTTTGGAGTTCAGTTTGCAGTCAGCAGTGGTCGATGCACTCGAGGTGCCTTCATGCTGCTCATCAAAGTCAATGAAGACGTCAAAAAAGATCTCAACTGTGACTTCATGGTGATCATCGACACTGAGGGCTTAAAGTCACCAGAGCTGGCACAGCTGGACAACAGccatgaacatgacaatgagcttGCAACACTTGTTGTGGGGCTGAGTGATATCACCATTATTAATATTGCAATGGAGAATTCAACAGAAATGAAGGACATCCTGCAGATAGTGGTGCACGCTTTCCTCAGGATGAAGGAGGTGAGCAAAAAACCCAAATGTTATTTTGTTCACCAGAACGTTTCTGATGTTTCAGCACATAAGAACAACCAAAGAGACAGGAAACTGCTCTTGCAACAGCTGAATGAGATGACTCAGGCAGCagctaaaatggaaaaaaaagaggagaacaAGAGCTTCACTGATGTGATGGAGTACAATCCAGACACTGAGAACTGCTACGTTCCTGGACTCTGGAATGGAAACCCACCAATGGCACCAGTCAATGAAGGATATAGTGAGATTGTCTATGAGCTCAAGAAAAACATCATCCATCGACTGGGAGAGAGTGAAGCATCTGCTAATAAGATCTTGGAGTTTAGAGAGTGGATGACCAGTCTGTGGAAtgcagtaaaacatgaaaacttcatcttcagcttcagaAACAGCCTGGTAGCTGATGCATACATGAGACTCTGCACAGAGTTCAACAAATGGGAGTGGGAGTTCAAGAAAGAAATGTACACCTGGGTTACCGAAGCAGAGACGAGAATCTCTAATTTTGGTACAGTTGCTGCAAAATCTGCAACATCTGACATGACACAACTCCTCACTCAGCTGAAAAGTGAAGCTGTATTAGAGCTGTCTAAATGGGAGAACAAGCTCCTGGACAATCTGAAGAAATACTTCAAGCAAACAGAGGGTCATGTTCATCTGGTTGAAAGATACAGAGAGGATTTTGCAAACAGTGCAAAGAGCCTTCGACGAGAAATAGAAAGTTCTGTAATCAACCAGCTCACAGCAGCAGCTGATATCAGACGAGGAATGAAAGAACTGGATGAAATCAAGGAAAATCATGCAAAAGAAATAGAGAAAGCAGTGAGTAAGTTAATTGATGAATGTcgaaagaaaaaagttgagatgacagagacagagctggaCAAAGAATTTGATAAGATGTGGAGTGAAACACTGAAGAAACTGACTTTCTCTGAGCAAAAGCCCAAAGATGTCTATGACAGTGTGTACCGCTGTCTGATAGCTAATCTGTCAAAAAAGGGGAGCCACGCTCATAAATTGTTGAgtgaaaaaaacatcaaagattGTGGGCTGGAGCCTTACAAATACAAAGCTGAAGGACTAAAGAAAGTTACAGATTGGTTCTTTAAAGATTTTGTGAAGATGAGACAACAAATAGCTGACAGAATCATAAATTCCTGCACTCAGTTAGTAGATGAAAAACTGGTAAGAAATTCTGATTATCATGACACTTACATTCAGGAGATCCTTCACATCATTGATGAAAGTCTGGAAAAATACACTGATGTGAAAACAGATACGGAGTTTGAAGTTTCTCTAAAACAGCACATCTGTGGATTTGCAGCCAGAAGCTTTCAGAAAATGCATTTAGAGTTTCTACGTTTCAACAATCCCCGTACACgtctggaagaaaacaaaatcaagtTCCAAGATGATTTCAAAGATGTGTTCCATGAACGAGACCAGTGTCAGAAGAAGGCTGACGAATTCACAGAACAATGTCTGAAGCCTGCTGTTAAGGACTTTGTCAACCGTTCCCTTGGTCCTGATATCATTGATGAAATGCTGAAGAAGGAGCAGTTCAGCACACGAATGTCCTTCCAGTACTCACTTTTACTGGATCTGCTTTCAGAAAAGAAGTTCGAAAACTTCCGTAGCTATTGTTCTTCTTATGAGAGTTatgtaaaagagaaaattcTTCAACAAGTGAAGGAACATTTTTCAAACAGCTCTGCAACATTTGAGTTTGAGGACAAACATCTTCAGTCAAGGATCAAGAGCATAAATGATGCCATCAAACACACCAAAGAAAAGAAGTGTGGTGACTTGAAGACGTTTGTTGAAGAAATCTGCAAAGAACTTGGTGATAAACTGGTCATTTCCCAGGATGCTCTTGGTGCTTTCCTGATCCTGAACAATGCTGACCAGGATCAGTTTTCTAACTTGCTCACAGTGTCTGTGAAGGACATGGCAGAAACTCTTAAGGAGGAATTTGAAAATACAACCTTTGAAACAAAACTCATACATCTCAATGTGAATCCCCAGAATGAGCTTTTCAACAGAGTGGTTGGTTGTGGCAGACAGTGTCCATTCTGCAAAGTTCCCTGTGATGCAGGAGGAAGAGCCCACACTGAACACTTTGCTTCACTGCATCGACCAGAGGGTCTGGGTACATACAGGtttacagcaacaaaaaaacttgTCACGGACATTTGCACATCCTCTGTGCTCAGCAACAAACTATTTTGCTGCCGTGAAACAAAAGATCAATATCATCCTTTCAAGAATTACAAAGAATTTTTTCCAGACTGGAACATCCCTCCAGATTCCAGCCTTGAGGCATCAGACTACTGGAAATATGTGATGGCAAAATACAACAATGATTTTGCTAAAGCATATGGTGCAGAACCCGCTGACATTCCTGATTCTTGGAAAAAAATCACAGCAGAACAGGCAAAAGAAAGCCTTCAAGAGTCATTCAGGGTTAAAAGAGGCTGTTATTCCTCCTGA